The following are from one region of the Phormidium sp. PBR-2020 genome:
- a CDS encoding DUF1822 family protein, giving the protein MTYSSQCQLLDLDPDQGTTVHLTTGAVNWAVEVCQEHIDTDHQWFCFLRAMAIRGLQQWLDQGAEALPLDYSRETPPNPGVNCQVNGFRLCLVVQGSLSDGLISIPRYTLKDPLNFAHLYILAEVQEEADQVKILAGLRRDRLVSLKESGNLALSHNGHYHVPLEDWDLSPEDLLLYLHCLNPEQLETGHSENQFPARCLCPQPTLNVRDWLRDQLDTVAERFHWTLLPPLALSHQLMSVQTPAEELETLLKDLERQGVTIPETARGAYQELHHQGLPGRLYALTWKVFDSHYSPEWSLFLCLGPSPGESLAPGTELIVQDETSVLVRQGFNEDSGEAYLYTQVIGNFDEQFTVSIISSEGTPLTLPPFTFHS; this is encoded by the coding sequence ATGACTTACTCTAGCCAATGCCAACTGCTCGACCTTGACCCGGATCAAGGAACAACCGTTCATCTGACCACTGGGGCTGTGAATTGGGCGGTTGAAGTCTGTCAAGAACATATCGATACGGATCACCAATGGTTTTGTTTTTTGCGGGCCATGGCGATTAGGGGGTTACAGCAATGGCTCGATCAGGGCGCTGAGGCGTTACCCCTCGATTACAGTCGTGAAACCCCACCGAACCCTGGCGTTAACTGTCAAGTGAACGGATTTCGTCTCTGCTTGGTGGTGCAGGGTAGCCTCAGCGATGGCTTAATCTCCATTCCCCGCTATACCCTCAAGGACCCTCTGAACTTCGCCCATCTTTATATTTTGGCTGAGGTTCAAGAAGAAGCCGACCAAGTAAAAATTTTGGCGGGGTTGCGCCGCGATCGCCTGGTGAGCTTGAAAGAGTCTGGAAACCTAGCCCTGAGCCATAACGGCCATTATCATGTCCCCCTAGAGGATTGGGATCTCTCTCCCGAAGACCTTTTGCTCTATTTGCATTGTCTCAATCCCGAACAACTGGAAACAGGTCATTCCGAAAACCAGTTTCCGGCTCGTTGTCTGTGTCCCCAGCCGACCCTAAATGTGCGAGACTGGCTGCGAGACCAACTCGATACAGTGGCGGAGCGGTTTCACTGGACGTTGCTGCCTCCCCTCGCTCTGTCCCATCAGTTGATGTCGGTGCAAACCCCCGCCGAAGAACTCGAAACCTTGCTCAAAGACTTGGAACGACAGGGGGTGACCATTCCCGAAACCGCCAGAGGGGCGTATCAGGAGTTACACCATCAAGGACTTCCCGGCCGTCTCTATGCTCTAACTTGGAAGGTGTTTGACTCCCACTATTCTCCGGAATGGTCCTTGTTCCTCTGCCTCGGCCCCAGTCCTGGGGAATCCTTAGCACCGGGAACTGAACTGATTGTTCAGGATGAAACTTCGGTCTTAGTTCGCCAGGGCTTCAACGAAGACTCGGGAGAGGCTTATCTCTATACTCAAGTGATTGGTAACTTCGACGAGCAGTTTACGGTGAGTATTATCTCCAGTGAGGGAACCCCTCTCACTCTGCCCCCCTTTACCTTTCACTCTTGA